One part of the Thermococcus radiotolerans genome encodes these proteins:
- the purL gene encoding phosphoribosylformylglycinamidine synthase subunit PurL — MFPHEEKLIRERLGREPNEVEWAMLEVMWSEHASYKSSRPWLKLLPTENEHVILGPGEDAGIVKFDDETWVVVGIESHNHPSAVEPYGGAATGVGGIVRDILCMGARPIALLDPIRFGPLEKERNRYLFEYVVKGIADYGNRIGVPTVGGETEFDESLDNYTLVNVACVGIMRPEHLVHSYVTEAGLKLILVGNRTGRDGIHGVTFASEELGENAEEEDRSAVQIPDPFTEKLLIEATLEAVYTGKVKALKDLGGGGLTCAASEMAGKKGFGAIIHADRVPLREPGMTPTEVMISESQERMLFAVSEADVSFLGAIFEKYGLEWTVVGEVIEEPRFIVYWRSEKVADLPVELLADVPTIEWELKPYSIEKPAETPDVSFGDALGLVWSSPNVVSKRWIWQQYDHEVQGRTVLKPGADSAVLKLSEEYGLVFVADGNPSHSYFNPYHGAMGAVAEVVRNLVSVGAEPLALVDNLNFASPERPEVYWSFAETVRGLADAAKAFGLAYVSGNVSFYNEVVDRPIKPTPVVAGLGKVKLEKIPKMGLSDGLLIGVVGITKAELGGSELFARLGVEGGFAPRVNLDEEKANAEGILTAIKKGLVRAVHDVGRGGIAVALGEMAITGNTGFVVDLSKVPAEVQNPIEVAFSESHGRYIVAFPEENLDELRATFRHFAVIGKAGESDAVFHWDGKELLRKPLEEIRAIHESLPKLMGEEK; from the coding sequence GTGTTTCCGCACGAGGAGAAGCTCATCCGTGAAAGGCTCGGCAGGGAGCCGAACGAAGTTGAGTGGGCGATGCTCGAAGTTATGTGGAGCGAGCACGCTTCCTACAAGTCGAGCAGACCGTGGCTCAAGCTCCTGCCGACCGAGAACGAGCATGTCATTTTGGGCCCCGGTGAGGACGCCGGGATAGTGAAGTTCGACGACGAAACGTGGGTAGTCGTTGGAATCGAGAGCCACAACCATCCAAGCGCGGTCGAGCCCTACGGGGGAGCGGCCACTGGAGTCGGGGGAATAGTGAGGGACATACTCTGCATGGGTGCAAGGCCGATAGCGCTCCTCGATCCGATACGCTTCGGTCCGCTGGAGAAGGAGAGAAACCGATACCTCTTCGAATATGTCGTCAAGGGCATAGCCGACTACGGCAACAGGATAGGTGTTCCGACGGTTGGGGGCGAGACGGAGTTCGATGAGAGCCTCGACAACTACACGCTCGTCAACGTCGCCTGCGTCGGGATAATGAGGCCGGAACACCTCGTCCACAGCTACGTAACTGAAGCCGGTCTGAAGCTCATCCTCGTCGGCAACAGAACCGGTAGGGACGGCATCCACGGAGTCACCTTCGCGAGCGAAGAACTCGGAGAGAACGCGGAGGAGGAAGACCGCTCCGCCGTCCAGATTCCCGACCCCTTCACCGAGAAGCTCCTCATCGAGGCGACGCTGGAGGCAGTTTATACGGGCAAAGTCAAGGCGCTCAAAGACCTTGGTGGCGGTGGTTTGACCTGCGCTGCCTCCGAGATGGCTGGAAAGAAGGGCTTTGGTGCGATTATTCATGCCGACAGGGTTCCGCTCCGCGAGCCGGGAATGACCCCAACGGAGGTCATGATTTCCGAGAGCCAGGAGAGGATGCTCTTTGCGGTTAGTGAGGCTGATGTTAGCTTCCTTGGGGCAATCTTCGAGAAGTACGGCCTCGAATGGACGGTTGTCGGGGAGGTCATCGAGGAGCCGAGGTTCATCGTCTACTGGAGGAGCGAAAAGGTCGCGGACCTTCCGGTGGAGCTCCTGGCGGACGTTCCCACGATAGAATGGGAGCTGAAACCTTACAGCATCGAAAAGCCTGCTGAGACACCGGACGTTTCTTTTGGAGATGCTCTTGGCCTCGTCTGGAGCAGTCCGAACGTCGTAAGCAAGCGCTGGATATGGCAGCAGTACGACCACGAGGTTCAGGGGAGGACGGTCCTCAAGCCAGGAGCGGATTCTGCTGTGCTCAAGCTCAGCGAGGAATACGGCTTAGTTTTCGTGGCCGACGGAAACCCCAGCCACAGCTACTTCAACCCCTACCACGGCGCGATGGGGGCCGTTGCTGAAGTCGTTAGAAACCTCGTGAGCGTCGGGGCTGAACCATTGGCTCTGGTGGACAACCTCAACTTCGCATCGCCCGAGAGACCGGAGGTTTACTGGAGTTTCGCCGAGACCGTTAGGGGATTGGCCGATGCGGCCAAAGCCTTCGGTTTAGCGTACGTCAGCGGGAACGTCAGCTTCTACAATGAGGTCGTTGACAGGCCGATAAAGCCAACTCCAGTGGTTGCCGGTCTCGGGAAGGTTAAGCTTGAGAAGATTCCCAAGATGGGACTGAGCGACGGACTGCTCATAGGTGTCGTCGGGATAACGAAGGCGGAACTCGGCGGCTCGGAGTTGTTTGCGAGACTCGGCGTCGAAGGCGGCTTTGCCCCGCGTGTGAACCTCGACGAGGAGAAGGCTAACGCCGAGGGAATCCTGACGGCGATAAAGAAGGGCCTCGTTAGGGCGGTACACGATGTTGGCAGGGGCGGAATAGCCGTTGCCCTGGGGGAGATGGCCATCACCGGAAACACCGGCTTTGTGGTTGACCTCTCGAAGGTTCCGGCGGAAGTCCAAAACCCGATCGAGGTCGCCTTCAGCGAGAGTCATGGACGCTACATAGTTGCCTTCCCCGAGGAAAACCTTGACGAGCTCAGGGCCACCTTCAGGCACTTCGCGGTCATCGGAAAGGCGGGGGAAAGTGATGCAGTCTTCCACTGGGACGGAAAGGAGCTCCTCCGGAAGCCCCTCGAAGAGATTAGAGCAATTCACGAGTCCCTGCCCAAGCTGATGGGTGAGGAGAAATGA